The genomic region TTCTGGATGTAATCCGTGAAAATGCAGGGGAATGGCTGACAGACCTCAGGCTATTTGACGTCTATCAGGGTAAAGGCATTGATCCGCATAGAAAAAGCCTTGCCGTTGGCTTGACCTGGCAGCATCCATCGCGCACTCTTAATGACGATGAGGTGAATACCACGACGCAAAATATCCTCACCTCGCTCGAACAAAGGTTGAACGCCACGTTAAGGAAGTGACGTATGGGGGCTTTGACGAAAGCTGAGATGGCGGAACGTCTGTACGAAGAGTTGGGTCTGAACAAGCGCGAGGCCAAGGAATTGGTCGAGCTGTTTTTTGAAGAGATCCGCCACGCTCTGGAAGACAACGAACAGGTCAAGTTGTCCGGTTTCGGCAATTTTGACCTGCGGGACAAACGCCAGCGGCCTGGCCGCAATCCAAAAACGGGAGAAGAAATCCCGATCACGGCTCGCCGTGTGGTCACCT from Pseudomonas synxantha harbors:
- the ihfA gene encoding integration host factor subunit alpha, which encodes MGALTKAEMAERLYEELGLNKREAKELVELFFEEIRHALEDNEQVKLSGFGNFDLRDKRQRPGRNPKTGEEIPITARRVVTFRPGQKLKARVEAYAGTKS